In a genomic window of Variovorax paradoxus:
- a CDS encoding sterol desaturase family protein, with protein MSVLVLILKISVSVVLIASLAEALVLSWRNGWRSYDWKAAGISVFDFLVREYPLRWLLPLAFWVGAMDWLYAHRLLTLPMDHWTGWAACFIGQEFCYYWYHRAAHRVRWFWCTHAIHHSPNELNLSAAYRFGWTGKLTGTLAFFMLAPLLGMPPRVVLIMLTLNLLYQFWIHATWIPKLGPLEWVLNTPSAHRVHHASNLEYLDGNYGGVLIVFDRLFGTYIPERADLPCRYGLVKPITSYNLLEIEFSQWRALFRDLASARSVRAFVGYLVKPPGWNPDGPGETTEELRRRAAVEAPAPAAAPTTDFIPVQIKELS; from the coding sequence ATGTCCGTCCTCGTGCTGATCCTCAAGATCTCGGTGTCCGTGGTGCTGATCGCCTCGCTGGCCGAAGCGCTGGTGCTCTCGTGGCGCAACGGCTGGCGCAGCTACGACTGGAAGGCGGCCGGCATCTCGGTGTTCGACTTCCTGGTGCGCGAGTACCCGCTGCGCTGGCTGCTGCCGCTGGCCTTCTGGGTCGGCGCCATGGACTGGCTCTACGCGCACCGCCTCCTCACCCTGCCGATGGACCATTGGACCGGCTGGGCCGCCTGCTTCATCGGCCAGGAGTTCTGCTACTACTGGTACCACCGCGCCGCGCACCGGGTGCGCTGGTTCTGGTGCACCCATGCGATCCACCACTCGCCCAACGAGCTGAACCTGTCGGCCGCCTACCGTTTCGGCTGGACCGGCAAGCTCACCGGCACGCTGGCCTTCTTCATGCTGGCGCCGCTGCTGGGCATGCCGCCGCGCGTGGTGCTGATCATGCTGACCCTGAACCTGCTCTACCAGTTCTGGATCCACGCCACCTGGATCCCGAAGCTCGGGCCGCTCGAATGGGTGCTCAACACGCCCTCGGCGCACCGCGTGCACCATGCCTCGAACCTCGAGTACCTCGACGGCAACTACGGCGGCGTGCTGATCGTGTTCGACCGCCTGTTCGGCACCTACATCCCCGAGCGCGCCGACTTGCCCTGCCGCTACGGCCTCGTGAAGCCGATCACCTCGTACAACCTGCTCGAGATCGAGTTCAGCCAATGGCGCGCGCTGTTCCGTGACCTGGCCTCGGCCCGCTCGGTGCGCGCCTTCGTCGGCTACCTGGTGAAGCCGCCGGGCTGGAACCCCGACGGGCCCGGCGAGACCACCGAGGAGCTGCGCCGCCGCGCGGCCGTCGAGGCCCCGGCACCCGCCGCCGCCCCCACCACCGATTTCATTCCCGTCCAGATCAAGGAGCTGTCATGA
- a CDS encoding 2TM domain-containing protein, with translation MNTSSSPTPAELEKRARRRAGAKMGWYIHAFVYVLVNLGLVALSASRGHTWAVYPLMGWGLGLLVHGAVIWFIAPGGDFYERLVERERRALAAGERR, from the coding sequence ATGAACACGTCCTCGTCCCCCACCCCCGCAGAACTCGAGAAGCGCGCCCGCCGCCGCGCCGGCGCCAAGATGGGCTGGTACATCCATGCCTTCGTCTACGTGCTGGTCAACCTCGGACTGGTCGCGCTGTCGGCCTCCAGGGGCCACACCTGGGCCGTCTATCCGCTGATGGGCTGGGGCCTGGGCCTGCTGGTGCATGGGGCCGTGATCTGGTTCATCGCGCCGGGCGGCGACTTCTACGAGCGCCTGGTCGAACGCGAGCGCCGCGCGCTGGCCGCCGGGGAGCGCCGTTGA
- a CDS encoding histidine kinase produces MLRHGLITAVFCCLIAAALSISSGRSWVDHMVYSMSIGLISWLCIDGGRLLMSGHREVLWPHGPQSIALIGFGVTAGFLLGNLIGDAWSGAPLLDFLDYRGHKLATTLTITLVATAGACFFFYSLGKSKHLQGQIERARRDATEARLKLLETQLEPHMLFNTLANLRVLITLDPPRAVAMLDRLNSYLRVTLSGSRALAHPLGAEFDRLADYLELMSVRMGERLRYSLELPAELREVPVPPLLLQPLVENSIRHGLEPKVEGGEIAVRARREGDLLVIELSDTGIGLDAASPSTSRDGGGFGLEQVRERLTTVYGPRAALALAPGEHTGTRATLRFPLQASSTGDAPAASHTP; encoded by the coding sequence CTGCTGCGGCACGGGCTGATCACCGCCGTCTTCTGCTGCCTGATCGCGGCCGCGCTCAGCATCTCGAGCGGCCGCAGTTGGGTCGACCACATGGTCTATTCGATGTCGATCGGCCTGATCAGCTGGCTGTGCATCGACGGCGGCCGGCTGCTGATGAGCGGCCACCGCGAAGTGCTCTGGCCGCATGGCCCGCAGAGCATCGCGCTGATCGGCTTCGGCGTGACCGCCGGCTTCCTGCTCGGCAACCTGATCGGCGACGCCTGGAGCGGCGCGCCCCTGCTCGACTTCCTCGACTACCGCGGCCACAAGCTGGCGACCACGCTCACCATCACGCTGGTCGCCACCGCCGGCGCCTGCTTCTTCTTCTACAGCCTCGGCAAGAGCAAGCACCTGCAGGGGCAGATTGAGCGCGCCCGGCGCGACGCCACCGAGGCGCGGCTCAAGCTGCTCGAAACCCAGCTCGAGCCGCACATGCTGTTCAACACGCTGGCCAACCTGCGGGTGCTGATCACGCTCGATCCGCCGCGCGCCGTGGCCATGCTCGACCGGCTCAATAGCTACCTGCGCGTCACCCTCAGCGGCTCGCGCGCGCTCGCGCATCCGCTGGGGGCCGAGTTCGACCGGCTGGCCGACTACCTCGAGCTGATGTCGGTGCGCATGGGCGAGCGGCTGCGCTACTCGCTCGAGCTGCCGGCCGAGCTGCGCGAGGTGCCGGTGCCGCCGCTGTTGCTGCAGCCGCTGGTGGAGAACAGCATCCGCCACGGCCTCGAGCCCAAGGTCGAGGGCGGCGAGATCGCGGTGCGCGCGCGCCGCGAGGGCGACCTGCTGGTGATCGAACTCAGCGACACCGGCATCGGGCTCGATGCCGCGTCGCCGTCGACGTCGCGGGACGGCGGCGGCTTCGGCCTCGAACAGGTGCGCGAACGGCTGACCACGGTCTACGGCCCGCGCGCCGCCCTGGCGCTCGCGCCCGGCGAGCACACCGGCACCCGCGCCACCTTGCGCTTTCCGCTGCAGGCTTCCTCCACCGGCGACGCGCCGGCCGCTTCCCACACGCCATGA
- a CDS encoding response regulator transcription factor, with protein sequence MNTPTALIAEDEPLLAQALKAELAAAWPELKIAAIAGDGRSAVREALRLLPQVLFFDIRMPGLDGLGAATELADAWPTDEAPMPQLVFVTAYDEYAARAFEAQAIDYVLKPVQAERLRKTVARLKQALAARPAAETPADEALDRTLARWREVLAAAGGAGAPLPESPAAPLRMIAASDAGGSTVRMVPIDEVLYFEAADKYLRVLTADHEYLIRTPLKQLLPQLDAQTFWQVHRAVVVRASAIEAVHRDEAGKLALDLRGRPERIPVSRLYAHLFRAM encoded by the coding sequence ATGAACACTCCCACCGCCCTGATCGCCGAGGACGAACCGCTGCTCGCGCAGGCCCTGAAGGCCGAACTGGCCGCCGCCTGGCCCGAACTGAAGATCGCCGCCATCGCGGGCGACGGCCGCAGCGCCGTGCGCGAGGCGCTGCGGCTGCTGCCGCAGGTGCTGTTCTTCGACATCCGCATGCCGGGCCTCGACGGCCTGGGCGCCGCCACCGAGCTGGCCGACGCCTGGCCCACGGACGAGGCGCCGATGCCGCAGCTGGTCTTCGTGACCGCCTACGACGAGTACGCGGCCCGCGCCTTCGAGGCCCAGGCGATCGACTACGTGTTGAAGCCCGTGCAGGCCGAGCGGCTGCGCAAGACGGTGGCGCGGCTGAAACAGGCGCTGGCCGCACGGCCGGCGGCCGAAACGCCGGCCGACGAGGCGCTGGACCGCACGCTGGCGCGCTGGCGCGAGGTGCTGGCCGCCGCGGGCGGCGCCGGCGCGCCGCTGCCGGAATCGCCGGCCGCGCCGCTGCGCATGATCGCCGCCAGCGATGCCGGCGGCAGCACGGTGCGCATGGTGCCGATCGACGAGGTGCTGTATTTCGAGGCCGCCGACAAGTACCTGCGGGTGCTGACCGCCGACCACGAATACCTGATCCGCACGCCGCTCAAGCAGTTGTTGCCGCAGCTCGATGCGCAGACCTTCTGGCAGGTGCACCGGGCGGTGGTGGTGCGCGCCTCGGCCATCGAGGCGGTGCACCGCGACGAAGCCGGCAAACTCGCCCTCGACCTGCGCGGGCGGCCCGAGCGGATTCCGGTCAGCCGGCTCTACGCCCATCTATTTCGCGCCATGTGA
- a CDS encoding glutamine--tRNA ligase/YqeY domain fusion protein: protein MTSPTDKDVAKTPAAPSNFLRHVIENDLAQGAYTGRRWGGAPGDAEHHAHGMNDPARVRLRFPPEPNGYLHIGHAKSIWLNFELAREYGGVCHLRFDDTNPEKEEQEYVDSIRDAVEWLGYETYLADRPSAPGVMQPHEYFASDYFDFMYRAAEYLIGAGLAYVDEQSAEEVRANRGDFGKPGTDSPYRTRTPEENLARFRAMRDGQLADGAATLRAKIDMASPNINMRDPALYRIRRATHHNTGDKWCIYPMYTYAHPIEDALEQITHSICTLEFEDQRPFYDWLLDRLAEGGLIASPHPRQYEFARLNVTHVLTSKRKLRQLVEEKHVDGWDDPRMPTLAGLRRRGYTPEALRLFCERSGTTKSGGWIDYAALEAALRDTLDPVAPRAMAVLDPVKLVITNWGELMGGPDKDESALDDCSAPIHPHHPELGKRAFKLGREVWIERTDYEDVQPKGFFRLFPGNKVRLKYGHVIECTGATRDAEGKLIEVQAKLVPDTKSGTPGADAIKVKGNITWVAVADAVQAEVRLYERLFSEANPGGGELLEELNRHSLEVCSAYVEPSLADAKPEAAFQFERHGYFVLDAKAAAAGQRVFNRAAGMRDSWGK, encoded by the coding sequence ATGACCTCCCCGACCGACAAAGACGTCGCAAAAACACCCGCCGCACCCAGCAATTTCCTGCGCCACGTGATCGAAAACGACCTCGCCCAGGGCGCCTACACCGGCCGCCGCTGGGGCGGGGCCCCGGGCGATGCCGAACACCACGCCCATGGCATGAACGACCCGGCCCGGGTCCGCCTGCGCTTTCCGCCCGAACCCAACGGCTACCTGCACATCGGCCACGCCAAGAGCATCTGGCTGAATTTCGAGCTGGCGCGCGAGTACGGCGGCGTCTGCCACCTGCGTTTCGACGACACCAACCCCGAGAAGGAAGAGCAGGAATACGTCGACTCGATCCGCGACGCCGTGGAATGGCTCGGCTACGAGACCTACCTGGCCGACCGCCCCAGCGCCCCCGGCGTGATGCAGCCGCACGAGTACTTCGCGAGCGACTACTTCGACTTCATGTACCGCGCGGCCGAATACCTGATCGGCGCCGGCCTGGCCTACGTCGACGAGCAGTCGGCCGAGGAAGTGCGCGCCAACCGCGGCGACTTCGGCAAGCCCGGCACCGACAGCCCCTACCGCACCCGCACGCCCGAGGAGAACCTCGCGCGCTTCCGCGCGATGCGCGACGGCCAGCTCGCCGACGGCGCCGCCACCCTGCGCGCCAAGATCGACATGGCGAGCCCCAACATCAACATGCGCGACCCGGCGCTCTACCGCATCCGCCGGGCCACGCACCACAACACCGGCGACAAGTGGTGCATCTACCCGATGTACACCTACGCGCATCCGATCGAGGACGCGCTCGAGCAGATCACCCACAGCATCTGCACGCTCGAGTTCGAGGACCAGCGCCCGTTCTACGACTGGCTGCTCGACCGCCTCGCCGAAGGCGGCCTGATCGCCAGCCCGCATCCGCGCCAGTACGAATTCGCGCGGCTCAACGTGACGCACGTGCTCACCAGCAAGCGCAAGCTGCGCCAGCTGGTCGAGGAAAAACACGTCGACGGCTGGGACGACCCGCGCATGCCCACGCTGGCCGGCCTGCGCCGCCGCGGCTACACGCCCGAAGCGCTGCGCCTGTTCTGCGAACGCAGCGGCACCACCAAGTCGGGCGGCTGGATCGACTACGCCGCGCTCGAGGCCGCGCTGCGCGACACCCTCGACCCCGTGGCGCCGCGCGCGATGGCGGTGCTCGACCCGGTCAAGCTGGTGATCACGAACTGGGGCGAGCTGATGGGCGGCCCCGACAAAGATGAAAGCGCGCTCGACGACTGCTCGGCGCCGATCCATCCGCACCATCCCGAACTCGGCAAGCGCGCCTTCAAGCTGGGCCGCGAGGTCTGGATCGAGCGCACCGACTACGAGGACGTGCAGCCCAAGGGCTTCTTCCGCCTGTTCCCCGGCAACAAGGTGCGGCTCAAGTACGGCCACGTCATCGAGTGCACCGGCGCCACGCGCGACGCCGAGGGCAAGCTGATCGAGGTGCAGGCGAAGCTGGTGCCCGACACCAAGAGCGGCACCCCGGGCGCCGACGCGATCAAGGTCAAGGGCAACATCACCTGGGTGGCCGTGGCAGACGCGGTGCAGGCCGAGGTGCGGCTCTACGAGCGGCTGTTCTCCGAAGCCAATCCGGGCGGCGGCGAACTGCTCGAGGAGCTCAACCGCCACAGCCTCGAGGTCTGCTCCGCCTATGTGGAGCCCTCGCTCGCCGACGCGAAGCCCGAAGCGGCCTTCCAGTTCGAGCGCCACGGCTACTTCGTGCTCGACGCCAAGGCGGCCGCCGCCGGACAGCGCGTGTTCAACCGCGCGGCGGGCATGCGCGACAGCTGGGGCAAGTAG
- a CDS encoding peptidoglycan DD-metalloendopeptidase family protein, with protein sequence MRPMSRILHAPLSGRRTLLLGTAALLALPASAATRKSGAAKPQPPEVWPRASQVPGGVARLSLGPAAARPLATTGGDGNQPVLVLGDAIEWTALVGIPLAAEPGEASISVQARPDAAPRQLDYSIAPKQYREQRLNVAPRTVDLSPEDQARYERERDHLATVTATRTELRPDAALQMRVPVPGRRSSSFGLRRVFNGQSRNPHSGMDIAAGTGTPVLAPLPGKVIDTGDYFFNGGTVWLDHGGGLLTMYCHLSRVDVKVGDVLQTGEKLAAVGATGRVTGPHLHWSVMLNRAMVDPALFISA encoded by the coding sequence ATGCGGCCCATGTCACGCATCCTTCACGCTCCGCTCTCCGGCCGCCGCACGCTCCTGCTCGGCACCGCCGCCCTGCTCGCCCTGCCCGCCTCCGCGGCGACCAGGAAGTCCGGCGCCGCCAAGCCCCAGCCGCCCGAGGTCTGGCCCCGCGCCTCCCAGGTCCCCGGCGGCGTCGCCCGCCTGTCGCTCGGCCCCGCGGCCGCGCGCCCGCTGGCCACCACCGGCGGCGACGGCAACCAGCCCGTGCTGGTGCTCGGCGACGCCATCGAATGGACCGCCCTCGTCGGCATCCCGCTCGCGGCCGAACCCGGCGAGGCCAGCATCTCGGTGCAGGCCCGCCCCGACGCCGCGCCGCGCCAGCTCGACTACTCCATCGCGCCCAAGCAGTACCGCGAGCAGCGCCTGAACGTGGCGCCGCGCACCGTCGACCTCTCGCCCGAGGACCAGGCGCGCTACGAGCGCGAGCGCGACCACCTCGCCACCGTGACCGCCACCCGCACCGAGCTGCGCCCCGATGCCGCGCTGCAGATGCGCGTGCCGGTGCCCGGCCGGCGCTCGAGTTCCTTCGGCCTGCGCCGCGTCTTCAACGGCCAGTCGCGCAATCCCCACAGCGGCATGGACATCGCGGCCGGCACCGGCACCCCGGTGCTCGCGCCGCTGCCGGGCAAGGTCATCGACACCGGCGACTACTTCTTCAATGGCGGCACCGTCTGGCTCGACCATGGCGGCGGCCTGCTGACCATGTACTGCCACCTGAGCCGCGTCGACGTGAAGGTCGGCGACGTGCTCCAGACCGGCGAGAAGCTCGCCGCGGTCGGCGCCACCGGCCGCGTGACCGGCCCGCACCTGCACTGGTCGGTGATGCTCAACCGCGCGATGGTCGATCCGGCGCTGTTCATTTCCGCCTGA